The sequence TGCTATCGTAAAAGGGAAAGAAAAAACGGGAGGCAGGCGTGTATGGCTGACAGTGAAATTCTTCCCCCTGCTGTAGCAACTTTTTTAAACGGTGAACAATTAGAAGAAAAGCAGCATGAGGCGATGCATTTTTTGACGGTTGATGACAATGGGTTTCCATATAAAGCGATGGTAAGCGTCGGCGAAGTGTTGGCCTATTCAAAAGACCGGTTACGGATTGCGTTATGGAGCGGAACACAAACGGATAACAATGCGACGCGTTCGGAAAAAGCTGTGCTGTTACTCGTTACGTGCGAAACGGCTTTTGATATTCAGCTAATGCTCGAACCGATAGGTCGTCAAGAGGGCCTTGCCCTTTACGAAGGGCGCGTCTTACATGTGAAAGCCGACCAAGCGCCTTATGCTAAATTAGAGTCGGCGGTACGCTTTACGTTAAAGGATCCAGATGCTTCACTCGCCCATTGGCGCCACAAACTTGAGCTTCTAAAAAACTAGCCTATTGTTTTCAAGGGCGTGGCTATGCTAAACTAGTGATACTGACGTGTTCGTGGAGGTGTTTGTTGATGCAGCTGTTTTTGATGATCGCATTAATTATTGTTTCTGTCCTCTTAGTCGCTGTCGTTCTTTTGCAGCCAGGTCGCAGCTCTGGGTTATCGGGCGCCATTACTGGAGGGGCAGAGCAGTTGCTAGGAAAACAAAAAGCGCGCGGGCTTGATGCGGTATTGCATCGAGCAACAATCGTACTTGCTGTTTTGTTTTTTATTTTGACAGGGTTAAATGCGTATTTCCTATAAACGATGCGGAACACCTGGGCTTGCCAGGTGTTTTTTCTGTTTTCTGTTTAATCGCAGCTTAAAAAAGGAACAATCGGATATAGAGGTGATGAAGTGCGCTTAATCATTTTAGACCAAGTGCCTATAACGATAGGGCAAACAGCGGAACAAACAGCGGAACGAACGTTCTCTCTTGTTGAGCTTGCCGAACAATGGGGGTACGAACGGTATTGGTTTGCCGAACACCACGGTACGAGGGGGCTTGGTTCCAGTGCTCCTGAAGTGTGGATGGCAGCTGCTGCCGCAAGGACAAAGACGATTCATGTAGGCTCTGGAGGCATTTTGTTGCCCCAGTATAGCCCTTATAAAGTAGCGGCTCAGTTAAGGCAGCTAGAAACGATGTTCCCAGGTCGAATTGACGGCGGCATTGGCAACTCCCCTGGTGGCCCTGAACGAATCCGCGCGGCTCTTGCGTATGGACATACAGAGGGGATCGCCATGTTTTGGGAGAAAGTCGATGCCCTTTCCAAGTGGATACAAGGCGGCAGGCACAAGGAAGTGACTGTTTCGCCGAAACCAGCAAGTACACCAAACTTGTTTATCCTTGGTCTTGGAGAACGGAGCGCCATCGAAGCGGGCCGGCGGGGGTTAGGTTTTGTCCATGGGCGTTTTATCGAGCCTGGACGAGGGAGGTTGGCACACGCTGCATATCGACAAGCGTTTAAGGGCAAAGGGAAGCCAGATGCGTTAACGGCCGTATTTATCATTTGCGGCGAAACGGACGAGCATGCTGAAGAGTTGGCAAAGACCCAAGATTTATGGTTATTGCGGACGGAAAAAGGTTTAGATAGCCGCGTGCCAACCAGCATAACAGCCGCCTCTGCTCAGCTAAGCGAACAAGACCGTGCCCGTATCCAGGCGAATCGGAAGCGGATGATTATTGGCGGGCCTGAAACTGTAAAACGGGAATTAGAAAAAATCGCGAATGAAACAGGCTGCGACCAATTTCTAGTTTTAACGAATATCGATGATTTTGATGAAAAATGCCGTTCTTATGAACGGTTGGTGAAGGCCACAAAGTCGATAATATCAGCAGATTAAATAGAAAACGTTGTCAGCTGAAGATTGCAGTCGAGGGGAGAGGCGAATAGAACAGGCGTTCATAAGCATCAGCAAGGCAAATGAAAACATATGTGAATGTTTGTCTACAGTCTGTATCGTTCGTATGCTCGGCTGACAATCTGCTATCACGACTACAAAGCAACAGGAGGAACCTTTTGTGATTGGGTGTCTATGTATACATGGCTTTACTGGGGATCCGTGGGAAGTACAGCCTATTGCCGATGAACTGGCAAAGCAGCCTGGCTGGCTTGTTTATACGCCTGTATTGCCTGGCCACGGCCAAGGAAGTTTGCGGGAGTTAAAGCATGTGACATACAAACAGTGGGTATTTGCTGTGGAAGTAGCGGCTGAAGAAATGAGAAAACGGTGCGACCGCCTTTATGTGATTGGTTTTTCAATGGGTGGAATGCTTGCCAGTTACATAGCAGCCCGTTTTCCTGTCGACAAGCTTGTACTGTTAAACGCTGCTGCCTACTATATGAATCCGAAACAGTTTGTAAAAGACATGTTCTCTGCCATTCGCTACCACCTGACTGGCGAACAAGAAGGCGATGAGCTGATTGAACTTTATGAAAGGAAATTCAGGACAACGCCATTCGCCGCTGTACACCAATTTTTGCAACTCGTCCAAAAAACGAAGCCTTATGCAAGTAAAGTGACGGTGCCAACGCTCATTATCCAAGGAGAGCTTGATGGCCTTGTTCCATTAAAGTCAGCTTATTATCTTTATGATGTAATTGGGTCCAAAACAAAACAAATTAAAGTGATGAAACGATCACGCCATATGATTTGCCATGGATATGAAGCCGATAAAGTGATTGAGGAAATTAAAATGTTTCTGACAGATAGACAAACAGAGAGGGAAGATGACAATGAAATTAGTGCCACCTAAACCTTTTACATTTGAAGGAGGACAGCGGGCTGTTCTGTTATTGCATGGCTTTACAGGAACGACTGCTGATGTCCGCATGCTTGGCCGCTTTTTGCAAAAGCATGGCTATACATGCCATGCCCCTTTATATAGAGGGCATGGCGTGCCGCCAGAAGAGCTTGTAAAGTACAGCCCAGAAGATTGGTGGGCTGATGTACAGGCAGCGTATGAACAATTGCAACAAGATGGCTATAAGGAAATCGCAGTGTGCGGATTATCTCTAGGTGGTGTTTTTTCATTAAAAGCAGGTTTCTCTATGCCTGTAAAGGGAATCATATCGATGTGTGCCCCTGTCAGGCCCAAAACGGAGGAAGCGATCAAAGTTGGGATGCTCCGTTACGCGAAAGAGTACAAGCGTCTTGAAAAGAAAGAAGACGCGGTGATCGAAGCCGAAATTAGCGCGCTTGCAGAAAAATCGCTTGAGCCGCTTTATCAGTTGCGGCAGTTGATGGATGACGTACGGGAACAGCTTGACTTGATTTATGCGCCAACGTTCGTTGTCCAAGCGCGCTATGACGAAATGATCGATACCGAAAGCGCTACGATCATTTTGGACAATGTTGGCACAGACGACAAACAGCTAAAGTGGTATGAACATTCGACCCACGTGATTACACTCGGTGAGGAGAAAGAACAGCTTCATGAAGACATACTTGAGTTTTTAAATCACTTAGATTGGTCAAACTAAAAACAAAAGCTTGAAGGAGGGAAAGAATGGCTGCTCGATTAAAAGAAGAGCTGCTTGCCTATTTTCAAAATGAGGCGAAAAAGCCTGTTACAGTAGATGAATTAGAAGAGCAGTTCGGCATAGCTTCTGGCGACGACTTTAAAAAGTTGATCCAAGGCTTGAATGAACTGGAAGAAGAGGGGAGCATTGTGCGCACGCGGACAAACCGTTACGGCATCCCCGAAAAAATGAATTTAGTGCGTGGCCGTGTCCAAGGCCATGCAAAAGGATTCGCTTTTGTGTTGCCTGAAAACGGCGAGGAAGACATTTATGTTCCACAAGGCTCCTTGGCAGGGGCAATGAATGGCGATATCGTCCTTGTCCGTATGGATGAACGGACAAGCGGCGCCCGGGCTGAAGGAAAAGTGATCCGCATTATTGAACGGAAAGTGACAGAAGTCGTCGGCGAGTATAAACAGTTTTCTTCGTATGCGTTAGTCGTTGCCGACGACAAACGGATTAGCGCAGACTTTCTTGTTGTCAACGGCCAGGAAAAAGGCGCAGTTGATGGCCATAAAGTAATCGCGACGATTACCAAATATCCAGAAGGGCGTTTCGGCGGAGAAGCAGAAATAAAAGAAGTCCTTGGCCATAAAAATGACCCAGGCATGGACATTCTGTCGATCATTTACAAATATGGCATCCCGCAAAGTTTTTCCGAAGAAGCGCTTGCACAAGCGGCAAACGTGCCAGATGAGATTACAGAAGCAGACTTGCAGGACAGGCGCGACTTAAGGAACGAGCAAATCGTCACCATTGACGGGGCTGATGCCAAAGACCTAGACGATGCTGTACAAGTAAAAAAATTGGAAAACGGCCATTTTTTGCTCGGCGTACACATTGCTGACGTTTCCCATTATGTCGAAGAAGGGTCGCCGATTGACAAGGAAGCGTCTGACCGCGCTACAAGCGTCTATCTAGTTGACCGTGTGATTCCGATGATTCCACACCGTCTTTCAAACGGCATTTGCAGTTTAAATCCAAAAGTAGACCGTTTGACGCTGTCTTGCCAAATGGAAATCGACGAAAATGGTGGCGTTGTGAACCACGAGATTTTCCAAAGTGTCATTCGAACGACAGAGCGGATGACATATAGCGACGTTAACAAAATACTAGTCGAACAAGACGAGGCCTTGCGAGAGCGTTATGAAGCGTTAGTGCCGATGTTTGAAGCAATGGAAGATTTGGCACAAATTTTAAGAGACAAACGCTTCGCCCGTGGCGCCATTGATTTTGATTTTAAAGAAGCAAGAGTGCTTGTCAATGAAGAAGGCAAAGCGACAGATGTTGTGTTGCGGGAACGCTCAGTTGCGGAGAAGCTAATTGAAGAATTTATGCTTGCCGCTAATGAGACTGTCGCTGAACACTTCCATTGGTTAAAATTGCCGTTTGTATACCGGATTCACGAAGACCCTGATGCGGATAAATTCAATTCGTTTTTAGAGTTTATTACTGGGTTTGGCTATGTGGTTCGGGGCACAGCCAATACCGTTCATCCTCGTGCCTTGCAAGCACTTTTAGAGGAAATTTCCGGCGAACCAGAAGAAATGGTCATTAGCCGCGTCATGCTGCGCTCAATGAAACAAGCGAAGTATGATGTCCATCCAGTTGGCCACTTTGGGTTGTCAGCAGACTTTTATACTCATTTTACTTCGCCAATTCGCCGTTATCCTGATTTGCTCGTCCACCGCCTCATCCGCACGTACTTGATCAAAGGCAAAACGGATCGCAATACGACGGCAAAATGGCAGGAAGTGCTGCCTGGTTTAACAGCTCACGCTTCGGAAATGGAGCGGCGCGCGATTGACGCTGAACGGGATACAGACAGCGTGAAAAAAGCCCAATACATGGAAGATAAAATTGGCGAGACGTTTACAGGGATCATTAGCGGTGTCACCAATTTCGGTCTATTTGTCGAATTGGAGAATACGGTTGAAGGGTTAGTCCATGTTAGCTATTTGACAGACGACTACTACCATTATGACCAAAAGCATTATGCGATGATTGGCGAACGAAGCGGCACCGTTTTCCGCATCGGCGATGAACTCGAAGTCCGCGTTATCCAAGTAAATGTCGAAGAAGCATCGGTCGACTTTGAAATTGTCGGTATGCAGCCCCGCAAGCCGCGGAAAATACTTGAGCGGCCAAAAGTGATTGATGGCGGAAAAAGACAGCAACGGAACGGAAAAAAACGTGACAAGAATCGTTTGACAGGCGATCCAAATAAAGATGGCAGCCGGTCAAAGGCAAAGCGGAAGAAAAAGCCGTTTTATGAAAACGCCCCTAAAGCGAAACGAAAAAAAGGCCGTCGTAAAACGCGGAAATGACAGCTTTTGGATAGTGCCCCGTCATGTATGACTAGGACATCCGACAGTTTCCTACATGTACCTGCTTGCACGATCCTTGTTTTCTCCCGTACACTACAAGCAATAAGGAGGGAGAAACGTGACAAAAACAGAAATTGGCATATTGCTTGTCCGTGTCACCGTAGGAATCATTTTTCTATTCCACGGACTGGATAAGTTTAATGGCGGAATTGAAGGGACGGGCGCGTTTTTTGATTCAATCGGCATTCCAGCAGCAATGGCCAGCGTCGTTGCCTTTGTCGAGATCATTGGCGGGCTCGCCCTTATTCTCGGATTAGGAACCCGTATCATTGGCGCTGTGTTTGCGGCCATTATGGTTGTAGCCATCATAACCGCCAAATGGGAAGCAGGCTTGCTTGGCGGCTACGAGCTTGATCTTATTTTGCTAGTAACTTCGCTTTTGCTTGTGTTAAACGGCAGCAAACTGCTTGCCATCGATCAGCTTTTTGGAAAGAAAAAGCGCCGCCGCTTTTAACGTATTTCCAAAAGAAGTCTCCCCCTTCAAGCGTGTGAAGGGCGTAGCTGGGCGGTAAGGGGGAGATGAATATCGGTTGGCGATAGCCAAAAATTGGAATAAACAACGGATTCGAGTAGCTAAACTTCAAGAGAAAGTCGCCAATCAACGTAGAAACTTTCTTCACCATCAATCAAAAGAATTGGCGACGAATTATGATGCCGTTATCATTGAAGATTTGAATATGAAAGGAATGGCACAAGCCTTGAAGTTTGCCAAAAGTGTCGCTGATAACGGTTGGGGAATGTTCACTTCTTTCTTGAAATACAAGCTAAACGAACAAGGAAAACGACTGATCAAAATTGATAAATGGTTTCCATCTACAAAAACTTGTTCAAGTTGTGGTTCAGTAAGAGAGATAACATTATCGGAACGCACCTATCGATGTACTTGTGGGCTAACTCTTGATAGAGACTACAACTCTGCACTGAACATCAAAAAAGAAGGGATTCGCTTATTAGCCACTGCCTCATGAATCAATAAACTCTTGGAACAAGAGGGTTAGCTTGGTCCATTTCGCCGGCTACTAAAAGTGGCGATTACCCAAGAAGCCCCCACTTCAAGCAGCCTGCAAGGGTGATAAGTGGTGGGTAGTTCACCGTCTGCCGTCTAGAGAAATTGACGAATGGCCGCTCCATTGGTACGATAATAGGAAGATGGTAGAAAGATGCAGGTGGAACGTATGGGAGAAACGACAGAAGGCAAAGTTGTTGCACAAAATAAAAAAGCACGCCATGATTATTTTATTGAAGAAACATTTGAAGCGGGCATTGTCCTAACCGGAACAGAAATCAAGTCGATTCGGGCTGGGAAAATGAATTTAAAAGATTCGTTTGCCCGCATCAAAAATGGTGAAGCTTTTTTGTACAATGCCCACATTAGTGAATACGAACAAGGCAACCGCTATAACCATGAACCGACACGGCCGCGGAAACTGTTGCTCCATAAAAAACAAATCAATACATTAATTGGGCAAACGCAGCAAAAAGGCTATTCAATCGTGCCATTAAAAGTCTATATTAAAAACGGCTTTGCTAAAGTGCTTATCGGCCTTGCAAAAGGGAAGAAAAACTACGATAAGCGTGAGACATTACGGCGAAAAGACGCGAAGCGCGAAGTGGAGCGGGCGATAAAAGAGCGAATGCGCAGTTAATGGAAGTCGGAAACGGCAAATTGTTGACATTTCAACAGAATGTAGTATAATGAAATATCCAGGTATTGACCTGGACTTTTCAAAAACAAGGGGACGTTTTGGATTCGACAGGGATAGGTCGAGCTTGCGTTGCGAGCCGAGGGGTCGGCCTCGTAAAAACGCACAAGCCAATAACTGGCAAAGAAAACAACAACTTCGCTCTAGCTGCGTAAGCTAAGCGGTCTCTCCTCTCCATCACCCATGTGGAGTGGCTGAGACTCAACTTTAGTGGGATACGCCTTTCTCCCCCCGCCTGAGGGAGAAGGAAGAGACTAATCAGGCTAGCTGCACGGAAGCCTGTCTTTGGGCTGAAGTGCTAGCGAAATACGAATACAAAGACTACGCTCGTAGAAGCGTAAGTGTCGTTATCTCTGGACGTGGGTTCAATTCCCACCGTCTCCATAGAAGAAGCCGCGAAAGTGTTGATTTATCAACACTTTCGTGGCTTTTTTGTGATGTATCATGAAGTCACCCTTTTTTGATGAGTAAGTATAGCTGAGCAGAGTGGAACAGAATTCCCACCCTCTCAATCCATTACCGACCATAGTGATGAAAATGATCACTTATCACATTGTACATTAAATTTGTTCCCATCAGGATCATAGAAATCTAAAAATAAATTGCCGAGCCCATCATCCATAATGTTTTCCACTTTGACTGCGTTCCTTTTTAAGTGATTGGCTAACGCTTCTATATGTTTGCATTGAAAGGCAATCACTGGATGAGTTTGATTGTTGACTTTAAATGTTGCAGTAGTTTGATGAGTGGATTCAACTAAAAATAACATTTGACCAGAGGGGAAATTTAGTTGTGCTTGTCTTTCCTCTTCACTATGCCAAACAAATTCAAGGTGTAGGATTTCCTTATACCATTTGATCGCATTTTCTAAGTGTGACACAGGAACATGACAATATAATAGTTGTTCTAACATAACAGCCTCCTGAATTTCTGCGTTTATCATGTTAAATTCGCTAGATTTTTTATAAAATCCTGTTTGCACTTCGTCGCTTCATTATGTTTTACAACCTCCTGAACATCCCTTTCCGACTTTCAATCAACCTTGATCATCAAGTTTGGGCGGCATAGCCAAAATAAAAGATTCCTAAACAGCCATTATTTATGTATAATTATCAAATACAGAGATTAAATATACGGAATGGGTGTCTATTATGGAATCATACAAATCGGTACAATCAAACAAACAACGTCCTATACAGTCGCGCCATCTTGCGACGTTTCTTATCCCATCTTTGGCTGGAGCGGTCCTGTTTTTAGTCCCTGTGAAAATAGATGACAATTGGACTGTTTTTATTGGCTATTTGGCTGGTTTAATAGAAGACGGCCTTTCTGGCGTTTTGCCTGGCTTTTTATTGGCCTTGCTTGTGTTTTCCGGTGTTGCTTCGTTTTTGTGTTGGGCGTTTAAACCTAGATTTATCTTGGATAAGCCAGCCTTAAAAACATTGTTTTATACATCTTTTACTTGGACGGCAATTCGTGTCCTCGGCGCTGTGTTTGCGCTAATGGTCATGACAGGGACTGGAATGGAAATGGTGTACAGCCCAGCAACAGGTGGGACAGTGTTTACTGATTTATTGCCTGTTCTTGCCGTGTGGTCGGTTGTAATGGGTCTGCTCATGCCGCTTTTGCTTGACTACGGGTTAATGGAGTGGCTTGGCACCCTTGCCCAAAAAATTATGCGCCCACTGTTCAAATTGCCTGGGCGCGCTTCTGTTGATTCTCTTGCCTCGTGGATGGGCAACAATATGATGAGCATTTTGATCACGATCAATCAATATGAAAATCGCTATTATACGAAAAAAGAGTCTGCTGTAATCGTCACGAATTTTACGATCACATCTATAGGCTTCAGTTTAATTATCGCTAAAATGCTAGGATTGGAACATCGCTTTGTATCTTTTTACATGACGGTTCTTGTAGGCGTTTTGCTCGCTGCGTTTATTTGCCCGCGCATTCCGCCGCTAGCGACAATGAAAAATACATATCACCTCGGCCAACCAGGAGCGATTGAAGAAACGGCGGAAACAGGCTCTTTATGGAAAAGCGCATTTGCCCGTGGCGTTGATAAGGCCAAACAAGCGCCCCATATAAGCACAGTGTTAAAAAAAGGAGCGTTCAACGCATTGGATATTTGGCTTGGCATGTTGCCACTTGTAATGGCAATTGGCACGCTTGCCTTAATGGTCGCCGAATATACACCTGTATTTACGTATCTTTCCTATCCACTTGTGCCTGTATTGGAATGGATGCAGATTCCAGACGCAGAGGCAGCTGCGCCAGCCATGCTTGTCGGCTTTGCAGATATGTTTTTGCCAGCTATACTAGGAGCAGGGATTGAAAGCGAGTTGACGCGTTTTGTCATTGGCGCTGTTTCGCTCATTCAACTTGTTTACATGTCTGAAATTGGTGTAATGCTTATTCGTTCAAGCATCCCGATCAACTTCTGGCAACTGTTTGTCATCTTTATTCAACGTACAGTGATTGCTTTGCCTGTCGTTGTGTTGATTGCCCACTTTATGATTTATCGTTAAAGGAGTGCCCTTCATGTCACAAGAATGGAATGATTTAGCACAAACTATTCCGTACCGCCTTGCCCCAAGCATGGCGAAAGACCATCCGAACTTGCCTGTAGAAAAAGAAGAAGGCTGTTATTATTACGGTGTCGACGGAAAAACCTATTTAGATTTTACATCAGGCATTGCTGTAACCAATGTCGGACACCGCCATCCAAAAATTGTCGCGGCGATCCAAGAAGAAGCTGGACGTTTTACGCATGGGCCAATTGGCGTCATCCAGTATGAATCAATTTTACAGCTTGCCAATGAGCTGGCTGAAATCATGCCAGGTGATTTAGATTGCTTCTTTTTTGGCAATAGCGGAACAGAGGCTGTAGAAGGGGCGCTTAAACTGGCCCGCCATGTGACAAAACGCCCGTACGTCATTTCTTTTAATGGCTGTTTCCACGGACGGACGCTCGGGTCGCTTAGCGTGAGCACGTCTAAAGCGAAGTACCGCAAGCACCAGCCCGCACAAGGGATGGCTTATCAAATTCCATATTACACGCCTGGCGATACGGAAGAACAAGCCATTGCCAAGCTTGATGAGTCATTTGCCTCCTTATTTGCCCACCAAGTATCACCAGACGAAGTAGCAGCCGTCATTATTGAACCTGTTCTTGGGGAAGGGGGGTATATTGTCCCGCCTGCCTCTTGGTTAAAACGAATTCGCTCTATTTGCGACGCGTACGGAATGCTGCTCATTTTTGACGAAGTGCAAACAGGATTTGGCCGGACAGGCGAATGGTTTGCAGCACAAACTTTTGGTGTCGTACCTGACATTATGGCGATTGCAAAGGGCATTGCTTCTGGGTTGCCACTCAGTGCCACTGTGGCCAATCATAAGCTCATGCAAAAGTGGCCTCTAGGAAGCCATGCCACGACTTTTGGCGGCAATCCGATTGCGTGTGCGGCGGCACGGGCCACAATTGCAGTAATAAAAGAGGAACGATTGCTTGAAAATGCCAAACAAGTAGGCGCTTATGCAAAACAACGTTTGAACGCGATGCAACAAAAATGGCCACAAATTGGTGCTGTCCGCGGCATAGGCATGATGTTTGGCATTGAAATTATCGACCCAGAAACGGGCGAAAAAGACGGCGACACTGCTGCAAAGATTTTGGACCTTGCATTAGAAGAAGGCGTTCTCTTTTATTTTTGCGGCAATGCCGGAGAAGTGTTGCGGATGATCCCACCATTAACTGTTACGAAAGCTGAAATCGATGAAGGCCTAGAGAAATTGGATCGGGCATTCACGCGGCTAGGCTAGTAGGTGCAAGTACGACGGCCTTGGACGTTTTACAACAACGTGTAGCGTGTAAATGGCGTTCACCTCTACGACATTAAATGAAAGCAGCAGCTGCTGCTTTTTTTGTTTGTTATCTTGTTGGGAAAATCCATATTCCTATAGCGGTTAACATAATAATCGTGTTATTTTGTTAGCGGTTCCAATTCACTATGAGGAGGATTATTATGAGATTAATTCGCTTGTCATTTTTAACGGTTTTAGTATGTTTGCTTACATGGGGAGGTGCTTATTCTTCTGAAGTCCGTGCACAACAAACATCAAGTATCGATTTTGATAAACCAATTGTGCTTGTACATGGGATTGGAGGAGCCGGTTACAATTTCTATAGCATCGAAAGAAAGCTAAGGAGCATTGGCTACGATCGTTCTGACTTACATGCAATAGATTTCGCCGACCGCTCCGGAAACAATTACAGAAACTCCCGGCAATTGAGAGACTTTATTAATGAAGTGCTAACCAATTATGATGTCGATGAAGTAAATATTATAGCCCACAGCATGGGGGGAGCAAATACATTACGGTATCTCACCCAACTTGGAGGCGTTGAACATGTAGACAAAGTTATTACGCTAGGAGGAGCCAACCGCTTGGGAGCAAGTTCCGTGCCAGACGGAGTCGATTTTACATCGATTTATAGCAGTTCCGATTTGATTGTAGCCAACAGTTTGTCGCGCATTGACGGGGCAAATAACATCCACGTTCCAGGCGTAACGCATCTGCTTCTTTTGACAAATAATAGGGTTCAAGATCTGATTGTCGAGGCATTAGAGAAGGAATAGAAACGAAACTAGAACATAGGTTTAGTAAACTAGAAAAAGAACGGCACCTGACGTTGATTTCGCGTGTCCGTTCTTTTTGGGGTATAAGAAATGAAAAAAGGTACCTTCTGATAAAATGAAATTCACCATAAAACCGTTAGATCTTTTGCGAACGCAACAGCTATTCCAAGACAGATCCTGACGCTACCTTCATCATACGAATGAAAGACGACTATATGAAAAATGGCCGGTTCAAAGCAGGATAGGATACAATCTCCAGGTCGTCACGGACAGTACGTACTTGCCTTTGACTTTTTCCCAAACCTGATGAAGGCCAAGAGAAATTGGATCGGGCATTCACGCGGCTTTTAGTAGGATTGGAGAACCATCGTTACAGTCACGGGATTGTATAGTTTGCATAGTATGTCACAACAACGTTCACTTAACAACAAACGGAGTGAAATTTTGTGGAAAATGGACAGGTTTTAGACACGCAAGGAATTTTTATAGGGCGGTTATTCACACTTGGAGGATCGGCATTGTTTTTAATTGGATCGTTCATTGCGGCGTACTATGCTTATAAGGACTATGTAGAAGCAGTGGAAAAATCGAACAAGTAGGTAAGTTGTAACATCGATCATGAGATCAAAGTTAGTCATTTTAGCCTCGGAAATATTATTTTGTCAATATTCCGAGGCTTTTTATGTTGGGATGGGATAACGGAATTTGTCTAAATATGATTATAACTAAAAAAGGTAATCTTAAAAGGAAAGCATTGTCCCCGCGAGGAGGAATTCTAAAAGAATTATCTTACCAGCGAAAAGTAACACCAACAAACGTAGATGGAAAAGAAATCGTCTTCCAAGCAGCTGAGACGTGGTTAAAAGACCAACCTACGTTTGAGCAGCAGTATGACCAAGAGGACGCATTAGGGGTCATCCTATTACGTTATTTATATTGTTTTTATGTTTAAAGAAAAGCATTTCGTCCATTTTCACCTTCCTGTTTTCCGTAGAATATACTATTCAATCAGCAAGCAGGAGGGGTCGGCACATGGATCGACAAAAAGTGTGCTTTATTAGCTGCGTCAATGATGAAGATCAGTATGCCCGGGCTGCGAGCCATATTGATATGCTTTATCCGCCAAAAGGGGTAACGGTAGAAAAAGTGGCGATCCGTCATGCAAAAAGCATGGCAAGTGGCTACAATGAAGCAATGGAAAAAAGCGATGCGCGTTACAAAGTGTATATGCGCCAAAATACGATGATCATAAACCGCATGTTCTTGCATGATTTGTTGTTTTTATTTGAACAACATCCTGACTTAGGCATGTTCGGCGTCATTGGCGCAAAGGACTTGCCTGCTTCAGGTATTTGGTGGGACAGTCC is a genomic window of Shouchella clausii containing:
- a CDS encoding VOC family protein, with the protein product MLEQLLYCHVPVSHLENAIKWYKEILHLEFVWHSEEERQAQLNFPSGQMLFLVESTHQTTATFKVNNQTHPVIAFQCKHIEALANHLKRNAVKVENIMDDGLGNLFLDFYDPDGNKFNVQCDK
- a CDS encoding YjiH family protein codes for the protein MESYKSVQSNKQRPIQSRHLATFLIPSLAGAVLFLVPVKIDDNWTVFIGYLAGLIEDGLSGVLPGFLLALLVFSGVASFLCWAFKPRFILDKPALKTLFYTSFTWTAIRVLGAVFALMVMTGTGMEMVYSPATGGTVFTDLLPVLAVWSVVMGLLMPLLLDYGLMEWLGTLAQKIMRPLFKLPGRASVDSLASWMGNNMMSILITINQYENRYYTKKESAVIVTNFTITSIGFSLIIAKMLGLEHRFVSFYMTVLVGVLLAAFICPRIPPLATMKNTYHLGQPGAIEETAETGSLWKSAFARGVDKAKQAPHISTVLKKGAFNALDIWLGMLPLVMAIGTLALMVAEYTPVFTYLSYPLVPVLEWMQIPDAEAAAPAMLVGFADMFLPAILGAGIESELTRFVIGAVSLIQLVYMSEIGVMLIRSSIPINFWQLFVIFIQRTVIALPVVVLIAHFMIYR
- a CDS encoding aspartate aminotransferase family protein, whose protein sequence is MSQEWNDLAQTIPYRLAPSMAKDHPNLPVEKEEGCYYYGVDGKTYLDFTSGIAVTNVGHRHPKIVAAIQEEAGRFTHGPIGVIQYESILQLANELAEIMPGDLDCFFFGNSGTEAVEGALKLARHVTKRPYVISFNGCFHGRTLGSLSVSTSKAKYRKHQPAQGMAYQIPYYTPGDTEEQAIAKLDESFASLFAHQVSPDEVAAVIIEPVLGEGGYIVPPASWLKRIRSICDAYGMLLIFDEVQTGFGRTGEWFAAQTFGVVPDIMAIAKGIASGLPLSATVANHKLMQKWPLGSHATTFGGNPIACAAARATIAVIKEERLLENAKQVGAYAKQRLNAMQQKWPQIGAVRGIGMMFGIEIIDPETGEKDGDTAAKILDLALEEGVLFYFCGNAGEVLRMIPPLTVTKAEIDEGLEKLDRAFTRLG
- a CDS encoding esterase/lipase family protein — encoded protein: MRLIRLSFLTVLVCLLTWGGAYSSEVRAQQTSSIDFDKPIVLVHGIGGAGYNFYSIERKLRSIGYDRSDLHAIDFADRSGNNYRNSRQLRDFINEVLTNYDVDEVNIIAHSMGGANTLRYLTQLGGVEHVDKVITLGGANRLGASSVPDGVDFTSIYSSSDLIVANSLSRIDGANNIHVPGVTHLLLLTNNRVQDLIVEALEKE
- a CDS encoding glycosyltransferase family protein; amino-acid sequence: MDRQKVCFISCVNDEDQYARAASHIDMLYPPKGVTVEKVAIRHAKSMASGYNEAMEKSDARYKVYMRQNTMIINRMFLHDLLFLFEQHPDLGMFGVIGAKDLPASGIWWDSPTKAGKMLEHRHTYSYLSFLEAEYAYQQVEAIDGALMATQYDLPWPEVVDGWHVYDTVQSLKFQQAGFKVGVPHQPHPWVLHESALQFDESASTRYASLLQKWRHSRDDD